aacagtacatgtTTCTGATATCAGTGACACTGAGTTTAACCATTTTATGATGAGGCTTAAAATATCGATGCACATATTTCGtctgaaaattgatatttagaTTGAGTTTCTTGACAAACAAGATTACACGGTAAGTCGAATATAATGCAAACAAAGACATGGATATATTAAGTAAATGTAGGCAAAGGACCGGGAAGGTGGGGTTATTGAATTTTCCCCGGTAAAACAGTACCATTGGAGAATGGATGACAGGCGAGAACATCAGTTGGAGTTGACTTTTAAGTGTGCGTTTCACGTGTTGCCACCAATAATTCACAGAGGCATGATAATCTAGTACAGGTTATGTATTTGCCATAATGTGTATACATGAATAATATTCTCAGTTCTCTATGCAATGATTCATGTGTAATTTAAAATGTggcagtttgatgttatatcaCGATCAGAATCCTCGGAGATTTAGATCTTATAAATCAATTCACCGACATCTTGTGGAAAACCTATCTGTGTTCTAAATTGATTTCGTGATAAAGATTTAAGTGACTTGTTTGAAAGATAATATATAACTTACAGTGTTCAATTCAGATTACATATCGTCCTTGAATAGTGTACTTTGTAATTTTGCATGATGAgccataaatacatgtataagtaataATGTCATAGGGACCTGAGAAGTGCTAGAATATGATTTATTTGGACCTATACTAGTTTGTACTGAACAGTTTATAGATATCTAAGGGGGTACTTTCCAAAGAAAAGAGTTTTCTCTCATGTCAGCAATAATAGCTTTCAAATTACCTTAAACATTAAATACAAACACGATTGAGATTGTAAAATTTGATTACATTTCAACGAAATTCTTTCGAGTTCAGTTGAAGATAATATACTTTCAGCCGGTTGTAACCATGCGTTTAAGCTCTAAATGAGGAAAAGAAGAAACGAAAGACAAACAAGAAATGTTGGCAGACGAAACCCTTTTTTAATAGATAAAATGCagtttcattttctttctttcagaTTTCTAAATGACCGGAATACATTTTCATAAGACAgaattaatattataaaaatggATGACACAAATATCGGAATGAAGTCCTATGACTTCGTCTTCCTGTTTAACAAGACTTCCGGTAGTCCGCGGGTGCAGTACTTCATGGTGGACCCATGGACCAAGACTCGAATCTTCCCGAAATGTAACTCACTCGTGTTCAACAAACTCACGCACCTCGTGGGCTTCCGGCCAGTTGTACTGGACGGCTGTCTCTACATTATTGGCGGGAAGGACTGGGAGTCGGGACAGTACCGCGCGCAGACCTGGAGGTACGATCCTGCAACCAGTCGATGGAGTGGCCGAGCATCTATGCTTGAAGCAAGATGTCGACACACCGCCGACGTTCTCAATGGCTGTATTTACGTCACAGGTTAGACAATAGGCCCAATACTAtaaaattgttataaatatattgaccgtCCTTGTAAGGTAAAAGGTACTGAACCCTTGGTTTTGCTAGTACATGTAGACGCGTGAATCTATGCCAATGCATGTGCCTCTGGGTAGCTCATCATAACCTGCCCGTCATAATAGGAGTTTTAAAGCGTCATTATAATTCTATATCACATCTCAATAGGAAACCCATGTCTAAAAATAGACGTTTGTTAAGTGTGTACCATGATATTGAAAACGAAATCCACGTTTTCCTTAAATGTCCTTTGTGTGGTCAAGTTAGAGAAATGTATCTCGTTAAAATTATATCAGATCGGTCAGAAGATGAAATCTGTATTTCCATTTGTCAGCTAGTAACCCTGAGATTAAACAAAGAACTTGTCTATTCATAATACATGCACAGTCATTATAGAACTGCATCCGGTATAATCTAATACTCTGGTTATATTGTTGAACCTTGATATGTACTCAATGTATTTTAGTTTATGTATTGTCATCAATTACGTGTGTAATTAGAATTGcgcaataaacatttgaattgaAATGTGTTACACAGTGATGGCTGAGACCAGGAAGTTAAATTTATACACTTTGAGAGAGGTGATTAGAGTACAGAGAAAGATATTGTTATGATTAGTTTAACGGTAATGTTtaacacaatctaattaaaatctagatggccattctcactacgttacattaatctaacaacatcccataaggggtcacgttctgatgacctttgcGATGTGTATATTTCACTTTTAGGGCGAATTgccaatttgtcgatgtcatcgaagcaaaccatttcgtcacagcatgtaGATATAGCTTTATGCTTTGTGGGACGAAATgtcttgaaacaaattgacagattatgcaagctatgcactctagtaTTGCTAATTcggacaaaacaaaaatcacttccaagattctggaagtagtcatttgattggctaatccaaaaggtcatcagaacgtgaccgCTTATGGGATGTTGATAGATGtccatgtaacgtagtgagaatgaccatctatattttaattagattgtgtttAACGCttactacagtttatataaacCGGGACCTATCATGTGGGAGAGTCAGTTTACCATTGTGTAAATCTAGTAAAATCCTCAAATTTGCTCAAATTTCAAATCGccaaaaatgtatatacctaATTTCTGATGATGTTTAGTATAAGGGATTAACGATGGACTTGCGGGGGTCTATGTGCGTTCTTGTTAAATTCAACCTTATCTCCTAGGAGGGGAGATCCATGGCGGAGGGGTGACAGATCTTTGTGAGTCCTATGACCCAGTGCTCAACTCCTGGACCTCAATCAGCTGTCTGCCCCGCCCCCGGGCTGACCACGCCGCTTGTGTAAACGACGGCAGTCTCTATGTTTCCGGAGGCATCAGTAACCTCAAACATCAGTGTTCCAACGTGTTCTGGTGAGTCGTCAGAGTTCtccatattttgtttacatcCTCAGTGGCAGATAAAGATACAGAAATACAGGATTTATTAGAACATTTAATTTGACGTTAGTTTAGTTAGATCTGTTTATATATGATCGGAGAtgttttgttacattacagGGTGTATGACGCGGTTGCGAACGAGTGGGATGAACCTATTCAGGGTATAATTTTGCCTCACGAGCGGGAAAAACATAATATGGTCAGCGTCGGGAAATATATCTATGTTGTTTCCGGTAAGTAGCCCTGAATTCGTCGTTTACTTTTGGAATGACGTCACTGTTTCTTTAAACAACATTTCTAGATGATaaataatcaacaaaataaaacctttcTTTATGTGGTCGCTACTTCGATTTGGTGATGATTTGATCTTAGCATATTTTCGATTGAAGGTCGTGGATTTGACCAAGAGACATGGTCGGAGAAGGACGAATCTGCTATCTGTAGTTACAATACTCGATCGAAGGGTGACACGCGAAGAGATACGTGCTGGGATGTATACCACCCCAACGTATTTAACCCCCGGGCCAACGCTGGAGTCACTCTGCTAGGTACGTGTGGGGCCGGGCAATGGATGTTCTACATGTAAGCTTAACTAGCGAAAACGTCTATTAGTGGACTTTAGTCACCGGTGTTTGCCATAACCTACCTAGGTCTCAACTTCGTGTCAGTGAGGAGTCCTAGACGAACGACACAGCTGTGTTATCTAGTTTAATTTATTTCTGGCTCTAACCGTATCTAATTCTCAATTTGCATTGAAAGGTGTTGGGTGTCGTTTGTACGACTCTTCATCAGTAACTCCAGTTGGTGATGATTTGTTATTCAATAAGACGTTTTAAAAGTGTACGTACGCTACCAATTACAATCAAATGTATatcgttattttttttataaaatgcttTATGACTAGATAGTTGGTCATAGTTGCTAATTCAGTCAGTCTAAGTGAGAAGAGATAATATTCTAGCACCTCCTGCTCGCCTCCCCTTCCCCCTCTCCCCTTCCTCATCCTCCATGAATATAAAATACTATCTCCATCATTTATAACTATCTTTTAAACTAAATTAAACTATCTTTCCAGGACAACATCTGTATTTTTTTGGCGGGAAAAGCTTCCAGAAAGACTGTGACGTCAGAACGGTGGAGTGCTATAACGTGAAGAAACGTAAGCTTCGCGAGGCTTTCACGTTACCAGAAGGCTACAGCTATGTGAATGTGGACTGTGTTAAACTCAGTATTCCAGTCAGTAACACGGACATCAGCTTCAATGACCTCCTCCTCTACGACAAATGGATCATGTGGTGACGTCACTGACCTCAATGAGGCTTTCTATGAAAAGAAAACAGGGACTGAAGGAGAATAAATTGGGACCAGTTCTTTTATTTTAGGGAAATGGATTGTGGGTTAACGTTAACGTCATACTGCTCCCTCCCTCCCCCTTATCCTGGGgcggagggggggggggggggcaaaggGTTCACTTATGCTCTGTGGTGCAACTTGAGCAATGAGCACATCGGCTGTTATTTTCTCTGGCATCTTGTTAATTGAAAAGCTTTAAGGTCTGAGAATATCGTATGGAAATCATAGGTCCTGAGAATCGGTTACGATCTATATATCTTATTGGGCCTACCACAATgtgtataaaacattttaaagaggcttacccgcagacggaccggtaaacggcacatcgatcactaaataaacttcagtacacgtttctatgtgacaaaattagaggctttccgactttatttcttgaaaacaattacagaatatgtatttaaaagacgtttt
This DNA window, taken from Pecten maximus chromosome 3, xPecMax1.1, whole genome shotgun sequence, encodes the following:
- the LOC117324129 gene encoding kelch-like protein 13, whose amino-acid sequence is MDDTNIGMKSYDFVFLFNKTSGSPRVQYFMVDPWTKTRIFPKCNSLVFNKLTHLVGFRPVVLDGCLYIIGGKDWESGQYRAQTWRYDPATSRWSGRASMLEARCRHTADVLNGCIYVTGGEIHGGGVTDLCESYDPVLNSWTSISCLPRPRADHAACVNDGSLYVSGGISNLKHQCSNVFWVYDAVANEWDEPIQGIILPHEREKHNMVSVGKYIYVVSGRGFDQETWSEKDESAICSYNTRSKGDTRRDTCWDVYHPNVFNPRANAGVTLLGQHLYFFGGKSFQKDCDVRTVECYNVKKRKLREAFTLPEGYSYVNVDCVKLSIPVSNTDISFNDLLLYDKWIMW